The Brassica napus cultivar Da-Ae chromosome C7, Da-Ae, whole genome shotgun sequence genome has a segment encoding these proteins:
- the LOC106440088 gene encoding BAG family molecular chaperone regulator 4 isoform X1 codes for MHHSTDDDSELEVRPVPVQQRDDSASSSDSRPLHDPDSASAVSSHTISITVSHGSSDHHLHVPDHATFGIYMRDLKKAFVLETVLEASDMNILFWGDEKDDAEQLQAAGVTDGSNVVLVEEPNNGVDHVEPPPVMTEEIAKAISAVLAVSGEVDELSDRVGALEAAVDGGTIVAVKEFDMAAELLMRQLLKLDGIKADGEARVQRKAEVRRIQKLQEDVDTLKARCYRAKPQL; via the exons ATGCATCACTCAACCGACGACGATTCAGAGTTGGAAGTAAGACCTGTGCCCGTCCAACAAAGAGACGACTCTGCCTCCTCCTCCGACTCACGACCTCTCCACGATCCCGACTCTGCTTCCGCCGTTTCTAGTCACACCATCAGTATCACCGTTTCCCATGGCTCCTCCGACCACCATCTCCATGTTCCTGACCACGCCACTTTCGGTATTTACATGA GGGATTTGAAGAAAGCCTTTGTTCTGGAAACTGTGTTGGAGGCTAGTGATATGAACATCTTGTTCTGGGGAGATGAGAAAGATGATGCTGAGCAACTGCAAGCTGCTGGTGTTACGGACGGGTCTAATGTTGTCCTTGTGGAGGAACCTAATAATGGAGTGGACCATGTTGAACCGCCTCCTGTGATGACCGAAGAGATTGCCAAGGCTATTTCTGCTGTTCTAGCAGTCTCTGGAGAGGTCGATGAGCTCTCGGAtagg GTTGGTGCTTTAGAGGCTGCTGTCGATGGAGGGACGATAGTTGCGGTGAAGGAGTTTGACATGGCTGCTGAGCTGCTCATGAGGCAGTTGCTCAAATTGGATGGTATCAAGGCAGATGGGGAAGCTAGAGTACAGCGAAAGGCAGAG GTACGTAGGATTCAAAAGTTGCAGGAGGATGTGGATACGTTGAAGGCAAGATGTTACAGAGCCAAGCCGCAGCTGTAA
- the LOC106440088 gene encoding BAG family molecular chaperone regulator 4 isoform X2: MHHSTDDDSELEVRPVPVQQRDDSASSSDSRPLHDPDSASAVSSHTISITVSHGSSDHHLHVPDHATFGDLKKAFVLETVLEASDMNILFWGDEKDDAEQLQAAGVTDGSNVVLVEEPNNGVDHVEPPPVMTEEIAKAISAVLAVSGEVDELSDRVGALEAAVDGGTIVAVKEFDMAAELLMRQLLKLDGIKADGEARVQRKAEVRRIQKLQEDVDTLKARCYRAKPQL; the protein is encoded by the exons ATGCATCACTCAACCGACGACGATTCAGAGTTGGAAGTAAGACCTGTGCCCGTCCAACAAAGAGACGACTCTGCCTCCTCCTCCGACTCACGACCTCTCCACGATCCCGACTCTGCTTCCGCCGTTTCTAGTCACACCATCAGTATCACCGTTTCCCATGGCTCCTCCGACCACCATCTCCATGTTCCTGACCACGCCACTTTCG GGGATTTGAAGAAAGCCTTTGTTCTGGAAACTGTGTTGGAGGCTAGTGATATGAACATCTTGTTCTGGGGAGATGAGAAAGATGATGCTGAGCAACTGCAAGCTGCTGGTGTTACGGACGGGTCTAATGTTGTCCTTGTGGAGGAACCTAATAATGGAGTGGACCATGTTGAACCGCCTCCTGTGATGACCGAAGAGATTGCCAAGGCTATTTCTGCTGTTCTAGCAGTCTCTGGAGAGGTCGATGAGCTCTCGGAtagg GTTGGTGCTTTAGAGGCTGCTGTCGATGGAGGGACGATAGTTGCGGTGAAGGAGTTTGACATGGCTGCTGAGCTGCTCATGAGGCAGTTGCTCAAATTGGATGGTATCAAGGCAGATGGGGAAGCTAGAGTACAGCGAAAGGCAGAG GTACGTAGGATTCAAAAGTTGCAGGAGGATGTGGATACGTTGAAGGCAAGATGTTACAGAGCCAAGCCGCAGCTGTAA
- the LOC106440087 gene encoding ERBB-3 BINDING PROTEIN 1-like, which translates to MSSDDERDDKELDLTSPEVVTKYKSAAEIVNKALQVVLAICKPGAKIVDICEKGDAFIIKQTGNMYKNAKKKIDRGVAFPTCVSVNNVVGHFSPLAGDESVLEEGDMVKIDMGCHIDGFIALVGHTHVIQKGPVTGRKADVIAAANTAAEVALRLVRPGKKNHAVTEAIQKVADAYDCKIVEGVISHEMKQNVIDGSKSFLSVSTPETRVDDAEFEENEVYAIDIVASTGDGKPKLLDEKQTTIYRKDESIHYQLKMKASRSLISEVKERFPHMPFTSRSLEEKRARLGLVECVNHGHLQPYPVLYEKPGDFVAQIKFTVLLMPNGSDKITSHTLQELQPTKTIDDPEIKGWLALGIKKKKGGGKKKKAKKAGEASTEAEPMEASSNAEA; encoded by the exons ATGAGTTCCGACGATGAGAGAGACGACAAGGAGCTGGATCTCACCTCTCCTGAAGTCGTCACCAAGTACAAGAGCGCCGCTGAGATCGTCAACA AGGCGTTGCAGGTTGTTTTGGCTATTTGCAAGCCAGGAGCTAAGATTGTCGATATCTGCGAGAAAGGAGACGCCTTTATCATAAA GCAAACAGGAAACATGTACAAGAATGCCAAGAAGAAGATTGATCGAGGCGTTGCATTTCCCACGTGCGTTTCTGTGAACAACGTCGTTGGTCATTTCTCACCTCTTGCTGGTGATGAGTCAGTGTTGGAAGAGGGTGACATGGTCAAAAT TGATATGGGATGTCATATTGATGGGTTCATTGCTCTTGTTGGCCACACGCATGTTATTCAAAAAGGACCCGTTACTGGACGCAAAGCTGATGTTATTGCTGCTGCGAATACCGCCGCTGAAGTTGCTTTGAGACTCGTTCGTCCTGGGAAGAAG AACCATGCTGTCACTGAAGCTATTCAGAAGGTGGCTGATGCTTACGACTGCAAAATTGTGGAAGGGGTTATCTCCCACGAGATGAAACAGAACGTGATAGATGGAAGCAAGAGTTTCCTAAGTGTATCCACTCCAGAAACAAGAGTTGATGATGCTGAGTTTGAAGAGAATGAAGTGTATGCAATAGATATTGTGGCTAGCACCGGTGATGGCAAG CCTAAGCTATTAGACGAGAAGCAAACAACTATTTACCGGAAAGATGAGAGTATTCACTATCAGTTGAAGATGAAGGCTTCCAGATCCTTAATAAGCGAGGTTAAAGAGAGATTCCCCCACATGCCATTCACTTCAAG ATCATTGGAGGAGAAAAGGGCACGACTTGGACTTGTGGAGTGTGTGAACCATGGTCATTTGCAACCATATCCTGTTCTTTATGAGAAGCCTG GGGATTTTGTTGCCCAGATTAAATTCACAGTTCTGCTGATGCCAAATGGATCGGATAAGATCACTTCACACACACTTCAGGAGCTTCAACCTACGAAGACCATTGATGACCCTGAGATCAAAGGATGGTTAGCCTTGGGtatcaaaaagaagaagggtggtggaaagaagaagaaag CCAAGAAGGCAGGTGAGGCCTCAACGGAGGCTGAGCCAATGGAAGCAAGTAGCAATGCTGAAGCatga
- the LOC106440086 gene encoding calcium-dependent protein kinase 13: MGNCCRSPAAVAREDVKSNYSGNDHRRKDASGGKKPAPIRVLGDVPKENIEDRYLLDRELGRGEFGVTYLCIVRSTRDLLACKSISKRKLRTEVDVEDVKREVAIMQHLPKSSSIVTLKEACEDDNAVHLVMELCEGGELFDRIVARGHYTERAAAGVTKTIMEVVQLCHKHGVIHRDLKPENFLFANKKENSPLKAIDFGLSIFFKPGEKFSEIVGSPYYMAPEVLKRSYGPEIDIWSAGVILYILLCGVPPFWAESEQGVAQAILRGIIDFKREPWPNISETAKSLVRQMLEPDPKRRLTAKQVLEHPWIQNAKKAPNIPLGDVVKSRLKQFSVMNRFKRKALRVIAEFLSTQEVEDIKEMFNKMDTDKDGIVTVEELKAGLRDFGTQLAESEVQMLIEAVDTKGKGTLDYGEFVAVSLHLQKVANDEHLRKAFSYFDKDGNGYILPQELCEALKEDGGDDCVDVANDIFQEVDTDKDGRISYEEFAAMMKTGTDWRKASRHYSRGRFNSLSIKLMKDGSLNLGNE, from the exons ATGGGGAACTGCTGCAGATCTCCCGCCGCTGTGGCCAGAGAAGACGTCAAATCCAACTACTCCGGCAACGATCACCGCCGTAAAGACGCCTCCGGCGGTAAAAAACCGGCGCCGATTCGAGTCCTCGGCGACGTCCCCAAGGAGAACATCGAGGACCGCTACCTGCTCGACAGAGAGCTCGGGCGCGGTGAGTTCGGCGTCACGTACCTCTGCATCGTGAGATCCACGCGCGACCTGCTCGCCTGCAAGTCCATCTCCAAGAGGAAGCTCAGGACCGAGGTGGACGTGGAGGACGTGAAGAGGGAGGTGGCGATTATGCAGCATTTGCCTAAGAGCTCGAGCATCGTCACTCTGAAGGAGGCTTGCGAGGACGACAACGCTGTGCATTTGGTGATGGAGTTGTGTGAAGGGGGCGAGCTTTTCGATAGGATTGTGGCTAGAGGGCACTACACGGAGCGAGCCGCGGCGGGAGTCACGAAGACGATCATGGAGGTTGTGCAGCTTTGCCATAAGCACGGTGTTATTCATAGAGATTTGAAGCCGGAGAATTTCTTGTTTGCTAACAAGAAGGAGAACTCTCCGCTGAAAGCTATTGACTTTGGATTGTCTATCTTCTTCAAGCCAG GTGAGAAGTTTTCGGAGATAGTTGGGAGTCCATATTACATGGCACCTGAGGTGCTAAAGAGGAGCTATGGACCAGAAATAGATATTTGGAGTGCTGGAGTCATTCTTTATATTCTCCTCTGTGGAGTTCCTCCTTTCTGGGCAG AGTCGGAACAAGGAGTTGCTCAGGCTATTTTACGAGGGATAATTGATTTTAAGAGGGAACCGTGGCCAAACATTTCAGAGACTGCTAAGAGTCTTGTCAGACAAATGTTAGAGCCTGATCCAAAGCGCCGGCTAACTGCAAAACAAGTGCTTG AGCACCCATGGATTCAGAACGCCAAGAAAGCTCCAAATATCCCTCTTGGAGACGTTGTCAAGTCCAGACTAAAGCAGTTCTCAGTGATGAACAGATTCAAGAGAAAAGCTTTGAGG GTTATTGCTGAATTTTTATCTACTCAAGAAGTAGAAGACATCAAGGAGATGTTCAACAAGATGGATACTGACAAAGACGGTATTGTTACCGTCGAGGAGTTGAAAGCTGGACTTCGCGATTTTGGTACACAGCTAGCTGAATCAGAAGTTCAGATGCTTATTGAAGCG GTGGATACTAAAGGGAAAGGAACACTAGACTATGGAGAGTTTGTTGCAGTCTCTCTCCACCTGCAGAAGGTAGCAAACGATGAGCATCTCCGCAAAGCGTTCTCCTACTTTGACAAGGATGGAAATGGTTACATTCTCCCCCAAGAGCTTTGTGAAGCCTTAAAGGAAGATGGAGGAGATGACTGTGTTGATGTCGCCAATGATATATTCCAAGAAGTTGACACTGACAAG GATGGGAGAATAAGCTACGAAGAGTTTGCGGCAATGATGAAAACAGGAACTGATTGGAGAAAGGCTTCTCGTCATTACTCGAGAGGGAGGTTCAATAGCCTAAGCATCAAGCTAATGAAGGACGGATCATTGAACCTAGGCAATGAATAA
- the LOC106440084 gene encoding vacuolar cation/proton exchanger 3-like, with product MGSIAEPWGISESENANGTPKGLSRELRHGKTAHNMSSSSLRKKSDLRLIQKVPCKSLKNVLSNLQEVILGTKLAVLFLAIPLAVIADYYHYGRPLIFGLSLTGLTPLAERVSFLTGQLAFYTGPTVGGLLNATCGNATELIIAILALANNKVAVVKYSLLGSILSNLLLVLGSSLFCGGIANIRREQRFDRKQADVNFFLLLMGLLCHLLPLLLKYAATGEASASLINKMSLSLSRTSSIVMLIAYIAYLIFQLWTHRQLFEAQEDDEDDTYNDEVTVEENPVIGFWSGFAWLAGMTLVIALLSEYVVATIEDASDSWGLSVSFISIILLPIVGNAAEHAGAIIFAFKNKLDISLGVALGSATQISLFVVPLSVIVAWIMGIKMDLNFNILETSCLALAIIITAFTLQDGTSHYMKGLVLMLCYVIIAACFFVDQIPQPKGTGLGMQPKNSVGGGFVSA from the exons ATGGGAAGTATCGCCGAGCCATGGGGAATCTCGGAGAGCGAAAACGCAAACGGGACACCAAAGGGTTTGAGCAGGGAGCTGCGACATGGGAAAACGGCCCACAACATGTCGTCATCGTCGCTAAGGAAGAAGTCAGACCTGCGATTGATTCAGAAGGTTCCATGCAAAAGTCTCAAGAACGTTCTCTCTAATCTCCAAGAAGTCATTCTTGGTACTAAACTCGCTGTCTTGTTTCTCGCGATCCCTCTCGCCGTTATCGCCGATTATTACCACTACGGTCGC CCGTTGATATTTGGACTGAGCTTGACAGGACTGACACCTCTTGCTGAGCGAGTTAGCTTTTTGACAGG GCAACTAGCTTTCTACACCGGCCCAACAG TGGGCGGTTTGTTGAACGCCACTTGTGGAAACGCGACGGAGCTAATAATAGCGATACTAGCGTTGGCCAATAACAAAGTGGCAGTGGTTAAATACTCTCTGTTGGGTTCAATTCTCTCAAACCTTCTCCTAGTTCTCGGCTCTTCCCTCTTCTGTGGTGGAATTGCCAATATCCGCCGCGAGCAGCGGTTCGACCGG AAACAAGCTGATGTGAACTTCTTCTTGCTGCTTATGGGTTTGCTATGTCATTTACTCCCATTGCTGCTAAAATATGCAGCGACCGGAGAAGCATCGGCCTCGCTGATCAACAAAATGTCTCTTAGCCTGTCCAGGACAAGCAGCATCGTCATGCTTATTGCTTACATTGCTTACCTCATCTTCCAGCTCTGGACTCACCGCCAATTGTTTGAAGCACAAGAG GATGACGAGGATGATACGTATAATGATGAAGTGACTGTTGAGGAAAATCCGGTGATAGGGTTTTGGAGCGGATTTGCTTGGCTCGCTGGGATGACACTCGTCATCGCATTGCTATCAGAGTATGTTGTGGCCACGATCGAG GATGCATCGGACTCATGGGGACTATCAGTGAGTTTCATAAGCATCATATTGCTTCCCATTGTTGGAAATGCCGCTGAGCATGCTGGAGCCATCATCTTCGCTTTCAAAAACAAGCTC GACATATCTCTAGGGGTCGCGTTGGGCTCTGCAACTCAGATTTCTTTGTTTGTG GTCCCTTTGAGTGTTATCGTTGCATGGATCATGGGAATCAAGATGGATCTCAACTTCAACATCCTTGAAACAAGCTGTCTAGCCCTGGCAATTATCATCACAGCCTTCACTTTACAG GATGGAACATCTCATTACATGAAGGGACTTGTTCTAATGTTGTGCTATGTCATCATCGCCGCATGTTTCTTCGTCGACCAAATTCCTCAACCAAAAGGTACCGGCCTGGGGATGCAACCCAAGAACAGTGTGGGGGGAGGATTTGTCTCTGCTTAG
- the LOC106440085 gene encoding high mobility group B protein 1, giving the protein MKTAKGKDKAKTTKEALKPVDDRKVGKRKAPAEKGETRKEKKAKKDPNKPKRAPSAFFVFLEDFRTTFKKDNPNVKAVSAVGKAAGQKWKSMSQDEKAPYEEKAAKRKAEYEKLMDAYNKNLEEGSDESEKSRSEVNDEDEDEDEASEEEAQLEKGKAGDEEEEDADADDDEEED; this is encoded by the exons ATGAAGACAGCAAAGGGGAAAGATAAAGCTAAGACCACCAAGGAAGCCTTGAAGCCTGTTGATGACAG aaagGTGGGAAAGAGGAAGGCACCAGCTGAGAAGGGGGAGACTCGTAAAGAGAAGAAGGCCAAAAAGGATCCTAACAAACCCAAAAGAGCTCCTAGTGCCTTCTTTGTCTTCCT agAAGATTTTAGGACAACTTTCAAGAAAGATAATCCAAATGTGAAGGCTGTATCTGCT GTTGGGAAAGCTGCAGGTCAGAAATGGAAGTCAATGTCTCAAGAT GAAAAAGCTCCATATGAAGAGAAAGCTGCGAAGAGGAAAGCTGAATATGAAAAGCTTATGGATGCATACAACAAAAACTTG GAGGAAGGGAGTGATGAATCTGAAAAGTCTAGGTCTGAGGtgaatgatgaagatgaagatgaagatgaagctaGTGAGGAG GAAGCGCAGCTTGAGAAGGGAAAGGCaggagatgaagaggaagaggatgctgatgctgatgatgacgaggaagaagactaA